The Pedobacter mucosus genome window below encodes:
- a CDS encoding UDP-2,3-diacylglucosamine diphosphatase yields MDKRNVDVVVISDVHLGTYGCHAKELLKYLKSIKPKTLILNGDIIDIWQFSKSYWPESHMKVIRKLMKFVSEGVQVHYLTGNHDEMLRKFDGMEMGSFHLQNKLILELDGKKAWFFHGDVFDVTMQHSKWLAKMGAVGYDTLILINSFVNWILTACGKEKMSFSKKIKAKFKDAVKFINSFEQTASILAIEKGYDFVVCGHIHQAEKREIIADGGKVTYLNSGDWVESLTALEYNHRDWTIFKYEHLDFIKDEVDEGILSDAEDLKSKLDINLLLQHIKYEIAQ; encoded by the coding sequence ATGGATAAGAGAAATGTTGATGTAGTCGTAATATCTGATGTACATTTAGGCACCTATGGCTGCCATGCTAAAGAACTTTTAAAATACCTTAAAAGTATTAAACCCAAGACTTTAATTTTAAACGGAGATATTATTGATATCTGGCAGTTTAGCAAGAGCTACTGGCCGGAATCTCATATGAAGGTGATCCGGAAACTGATGAAATTCGTTTCAGAAGGCGTTCAGGTTCATTATTTAACGGGTAACCATGATGAAATGCTTCGCAAGTTTGATGGTATGGAAATGGGTTCTTTCCACCTTCAAAATAAGTTAATACTCGAACTTGATGGCAAAAAAGCATGGTTTTTTCATGGCGATGTTTTCGATGTAACCATGCAACATTCTAAATGGCTTGCAAAAATGGGTGCTGTAGGTTACGACACTTTAATTCTAATCAACAGTTTTGTAAATTGGATATTAACGGCTTGCGGCAAAGAAAAAATGAGTTTCTCCAAAAAAATCAAAGCAAAATTTAAAGATGCCGTAAAGTTTATCAATAGCTTCGAACAAACAGCGTCCATACTTGCCATAGAAAAAGGGTATGATTTTGTCGTGTGTGGGCATATTCACCAGGCAGAAAAACGTGAAATCATAGCTGATGGTGGTAAGGTAACTTATCTAAACAGTGGAGATTGGGTAGAAAGTTTAACGGCTTTAGAATACAATCATAGAGATTGGACGATTTTTAAATACGAACATCTAGATTTTATAAAGGATGAAGTAGATGAAGGAATTTTATCTGATGCGGAAGACTTAAAAAGTAAGCTGGATATAAATTTACTTTTACAACATATAAAATATGAAATTGCCCAATAA
- a CDS encoding DUF2480 family protein, giving the protein MEIQENIINKVASSGLISLNLEEFYPKGERIIYDIKDNLFHGLMLREKDFREFIKTYDWSVFKDKNVAIICSADAIVPTWAYMLLANRMKPYANEIVFGDLNTLEAILFSKALAKIDPIIYANERVVVKGCGDIDIPVSAYVEITNLLTPVVKSIMFGEPCSTVPVYKRKD; this is encoded by the coding sequence ATGGAAATTCAAGAGAACATCATCAATAAAGTTGCGAGCAGCGGTTTAATCAGCTTAAACTTGGAAGAGTTTTATCCAAAAGGCGAAAGGATTATCTATGATATAAAGGATAATCTTTTTCATGGATTAATGTTGAGGGAAAAAGATTTTAGGGAGTTTATTAAAACGTATGATTGGTCTGTTTTTAAAGATAAAAATGTAGCAATCATTTGTTCGGCCGATGCTATTGTGCCTACCTGGGCTTATATGTTATTGGCCAATCGGATGAAACCTTATGCCAATGAAATCGTTTTTGGCGATTTAAACACACTTGAAGCCATTTTGTTCTCCAAGGCTTTAGCGAAAATAGATCCCATTATTTACGCAAATGAACGTGTGGTGGTGAAAGGCTGTGGAGATATAGATATTCCAGTTTCTGCATATGTAGAAATTACAAATTTATTAACACCTGTAGTAAAAAGCATTATGTTTGGAGAGCCTTGTTCTACAGTGCCTGTTTATAAAAGAAAAGATTAA
- a CDS encoding DUF3109 family protein: protein MIEVEQVLVHEDVLKENFVCNLSKCKGICCVEGDSGAPLDHDETAILAEIYPKIKHLLNEKGIKAIEEQGVYVVDEDGDLTTPCVDTNKECAYVLFEGGITKCAIEKAYEQGIVEWQKPISCHLYPIRITKYPEFEVLNYDRWHICHDACTFGRELKVPVYSFLKTPLIRKYGEAWYKELENSVAEM, encoded by the coding sequence ATGATAGAAGTAGAACAGGTGCTGGTGCACGAAGATGTTTTAAAAGAAAACTTTGTTTGCAATTTAAGTAAATGTAAGGGAATATGTTGTGTGGAAGGTGATTCGGGTGCACCTTTAGATCATGATGAAACCGCGATTTTAGCAGAAATATATCCGAAAATTAAACACCTTTTAAATGAAAAGGGAATCAAGGCAATTGAAGAGCAAGGTGTTTATGTTGTTGATGAAGATGGCGACCTAACTACTCCATGTGTAGACACGAATAAAGAATGCGCCTACGTTTTGTTTGAAGGAGGCATTACTAAATGCGCTATAGAAAAGGCATATGAGCAAGGAATAGTAGAATGGCAAAAACCCATTTCCTGTCACCTTTATCCCATTCGGATCACAAAATACCCGGAATTTGAGGTGCTTAATTATGACAGATGGCACATTTGCCATGATGCCTGTACTTTTGGGAGAGAATTAAAAGTTCCGGTTTATAGTTTCCTAAAAACACCCTTGATTAGAAAATACGGTGAAGCATGGTACAAGGAATTGGAAAATTCGGTTGCGGAGATGTAA
- a CDS encoding outer membrane protein transport protein: protein MYKRINYIAAILVLVCGLSAQAQVTTSSPYSRFGVGNIKGSLLPQLRAMGGISTAVNKVTGFNYINMQNPASYSGITLTTIDIGMSAGYTSLARTGLASETSFNATFSHLAFAVPVSRRSALSFGILPYSDLGYSYRNKVKIDTLSVDQLYEGEGGLSKAYIGYGYRIGDHFRIGGNVEYIFGNLQTTRSTEYNQVGALNAKLQNKNSVGGLNYSYGLQYDFNLGKKTILTLGYSGSSSGKVGSNQTFYATQYTRDASGNESAALDTLNSVDNGKSNLTLPLSHNFGISIQQNDKWLIGADFRMSKWSTTSINGVNQGLQDSWGASLGGQYTPDFTSYNNYLKRVDYRLGVNYNKTYIQIGNQDIKQMGVSLGFGLPLPAANANSVFYKINITAEAGQRGTLTNNLVKEQYLNFHLGFTLNDTWFRRYRVD, encoded by the coding sequence ATGTACAAAAGAATAAATTATATTGCAGCCATACTCGTTTTAGTTTGTGGTTTAAGTGCTCAGGCACAGGTTACCACATCATCACCATATTCCCGATTCGGTGTTGGAAATATAAAAGGCTCCTTACTTCCTCAACTTAGGGCTATGGGCGGAATATCAACTGCAGTAAATAAGGTTACCGGCTTTAATTACATCAACATGCAAAATCCTGCATCTTATTCAGGTATAACTTTAACCACTATTGATATTGGTATGAGTGCAGGTTACACCAGCTTGGCAAGAACAGGCTTAGCAAGCGAAACAAGTTTCAATGCTACTTTCAGTCACCTTGCTTTTGCAGTTCCAGTGTCTAGAAGATCGGCATTGAGTTTTGGTATTTTGCCTTATTCAGATTTAGGTTATTCGTATCGTAATAAAGTGAAAATAGATACTTTATCAGTAGATCAACTTTACGAAGGTGAGGGTGGTTTATCAAAAGCATATATTGGCTATGGTTATAGAATAGGAGATCATTTTAGAATTGGAGGTAACGTGGAGTACATTTTCGGTAACCTGCAAACAACCCGCTCTACAGAATATAACCAAGTTGGCGCACTGAATGCAAAGCTTCAAAATAAAAACAGCGTTGGTGGATTAAATTATTCTTACGGTTTACAGTATGATTTCAATTTAGGCAAGAAAACCATTTTAACTTTAGGGTATTCTGGTAGTAGTTCGGGTAAGGTTGGATCAAACCAAACATTCTACGCTACTCAATATACCAGGGATGCAAGTGGAAATGAAAGCGCTGCTTTAGATACTTTAAATTCGGTTGACAATGGTAAATCTAATTTAACACTTCCATTATCACATAACTTTGGAATCTCCATACAGCAAAATGATAAATGGTTAATTGGTGCCGATTTTAGAATGAGTAAATGGTCTACTACAAGCATTAATGGCGTTAATCAAGGTTTACAAGATAGTTGGGGTGCATCCTTAGGTGGACAATATACACCAGATTTTACTTCATATAATAACTATTTAAAGCGTGTTGATTACCGTTTAGGTGTTAATTATAATAAAACTTACATACAGATTGGCAATCAGGATATTAAACAAATGGGTGTTTCTCTAGGTTTTGGTTTACCATTGCCTGCAGCTAATGCAAATTCTGTTTTTTATAAAATTAACATCACTGCAGAAGCTGGTCAGCGGGGAACTTTAACCAATAACCTGGTTAAAGAGCAATACCTTAACTTCCATCTTGGCTTCACTTTAAATGATACCTGGTTCCGTAGATATAGGGTTGATTAA
- the rfbC gene encoding dTDP-4-dehydrorhamnose 3,5-epimerase: MEIEQTGLKDCVIIKPRIFQDPRGYFFESFNKNTFEEKTGLSGNFVQDNQSFSSYGVIRGLHAQSGEFAQAKLVRVLKGEVLDVAVDARPSSPTYGKHFAIKLSAENNFQLYVPRGFLHGFSVLSETAEFFYKCDNFYNKGAEQGVIFNDPELNIDWLIPEYKQAISDKDLILNSFSSL, encoded by the coding sequence ATGGAAATCGAGCAAACGGGATTAAAAGATTGTGTAATTATTAAACCGAGGATTTTTCAGGATCCCAGGGGATATTTTTTCGAAAGCTTTAACAAAAATACATTTGAAGAAAAAACAGGCTTATCAGGCAATTTTGTTCAGGATAACCAATCCTTTTCTTCTTATGGTGTAATTAGGGGTTTACATGCTCAAAGTGGTGAATTTGCACAAGCGAAATTGGTTCGTGTATTAAAAGGAGAGGTTTTAGATGTTGCTGTAGATGCCCGTCCGAGTTCGCCAACCTACGGAAAACACTTTGCCATAAAGTTAAGTGCAGAAAATAATTTTCAGCTTTATGTGCCTAGAGGATTTCTTCACGGATTTTCTGTATTAAGCGAAACTGCAGAATTCTTTTATAAATGTGATAATTTCTACAATAAAGGAGCAGAGCAGGGTGTTATTTTTAACGACCCTGAATTAAATATCGATTGGTTAATTCCTGAATACAAACAAGCGATTTCTGATAAGGATCTTATTTTAAATTCATTTTCTTCTTTATAA
- a CDS encoding SurA N-terminal domain-containing protein, with translation MTFLRNRAGYILVFAIGFAIVAFLVGDAINVGKPFWAANQKTVGSVDGNDISIDDFGPKVEQNLNQFKQQYGGAANAQMTSMAVDQAWNAELASVLLTKEYDRLGLTVSEDELFDLLQGQNLSPLIKQYFANPKTGEVDRAQLMNFLKSKEPQAITQSNMLQGEIRNQALQTKYSNLIRNSVYVTSLEATDEYTNRNKLANFKYVSLDYSSIPDASVKLTDADYSDYFDQNKARFNNPQETRSFEYVSFSISPTAADSLAVKTQVDKIAADFKVSKNDSLFAAINSDVKIPFTYISKGKLDPAVDSAVFALPAGSYYGPKLSGNSYKLIKVIETRFSPDSVKASHILIDPAKVGGEDRAIKLADSLKGLILKGGNFAELAKNYSVDGSKDNGGQMPAFARGAMVPEFENAAFDGKTGDIKVVKSQFGYHVMKIEKQIGSSKVAKFAYIEKNLAASSKTQAAAYKAASTFLDGVKGNDFSKIAQQKGLKVSVADKIAATQGFAPGLDNPRKLIQDAYAADKGDVLPEIYTMANAYVIARLTDVKPKGALTLDAVKTEIKPMVLNQVKAKMLKEKFDKAGKASLNQIAAKVARTVNPVQNIVLANPVIPGVAQENALVGSVFGSQPGKVSLPVQGDRGVYVFTVDGFTNPAPIANMFKQKETMLLSIGQRSLGAAFQALQDNAKIKDNRVKFY, from the coding sequence ATGACATTTTTGCGTAACCGTGCGGGCTATATTTTGGTCTTTGCCATTGGTTTTGCAATTGTTGCATTTTTAGTAGGTGATGCAATTAACGTGGGTAAGCCTTTTTGGGCCGCAAACCAGAAAACAGTAGGTTCGGTTGATGGAAACGACATTAGTATAGATGATTTCGGACCGAAGGTTGAGCAAAATCTAAATCAGTTTAAACAACAATATGGCGGCGCTGCAAATGCTCAAATGACTTCTATGGCTGTTGATCAGGCATGGAACGCAGAATTAGCAAGTGTATTGTTAACAAAAGAATATGATCGTTTAGGCTTAACAGTTTCTGAAGATGAATTATTTGATTTATTACAAGGTCAGAATTTAAGTCCTTTAATTAAGCAATACTTCGCTAATCCAAAAACTGGAGAAGTTGATCGTGCGCAGTTAATGAACTTTCTTAAATCTAAAGAGCCTCAAGCCATCACTCAATCAAACATGTTGCAGGGTGAAATCAGAAATCAGGCTTTACAAACTAAATATTCGAACTTAATTCGCAATTCTGTTTATGTAACTTCTTTAGAGGCTACAGATGAATATACAAACCGCAATAAACTGGCTAACTTTAAATATGTAAGTTTAGATTATAGTTCTATTCCTGATGCTTCGGTTAAATTAACAGATGCAGATTATTCAGATTACTTTGATCAAAATAAAGCTCGTTTTAACAATCCGCAGGAAACACGTTCTTTTGAATACGTATCATTTAGCATCAGTCCGACTGCTGCCGATTCATTGGCCGTTAAAACGCAGGTTGATAAAATTGCTGCTGATTTTAAAGTATCAAAAAACGATTCACTTTTCGCAGCTATAAACTCTGATGTTAAAATCCCTTTCACTTATATTTCAAAAGGGAAGTTAGATCCAGCTGTAGATTCGGCTGTATTTGCTTTACCAGCGGGAAGTTATTATGGTCCGAAATTATCTGGTAATTCTTATAAACTGATTAAGGTTATCGAAACTCGTTTCTCTCCTGATTCGGTAAAAGCCAGTCATATTTTAATTGATCCGGCTAAAGTTGGTGGAGAAGACAGGGCAATTAAATTAGCAGATTCATTAAAAGGATTAATCTTAAAAGGAGGAAACTTTGCAGAATTAGCCAAAAACTACAGTGTTGATGGTTCTAAAGATAATGGCGGTCAAATGCCTGCTTTTGCTCGTGGCGCTATGGTTCCTGAATTTGAAAATGCTGCTTTTGATGGAAAAACTGGTGATATTAAAGTGGTTAAATCTCAATTCGGTTATCATGTAATGAAAATCGAAAAGCAAATCGGATCTTCTAAAGTGGCAAAGTTTGCATACATAGAGAAGAATTTAGCGGCAAGTAGCAAAACGCAAGCAGCAGCTTATAAAGCAGCAAGCACGTTTTTAGATGGTGTTAAAGGAAACGATTTCAGCAAAATTGCGCAACAAAAAGGTTTAAAAGTTTCGGTAGCTGATAAAATCGCAGCAACTCAAGGTTTTGCTCCAGGTTTGGATAACCCACGTAAGCTAATTCAGGATGCTTATGCTGCAGATAAAGGTGATGTATTACCAGAAATCTACACCATGGCAAATGCTTATGTAATCGCCCGTTTAACTGATGTTAAGCCAAAAGGTGCTTTAACGTTAGATGCGGTTAAAACCGAAATCAAGCCAATGGTGCTTAATCAGGTAAAAGCTAAAATGCTGAAAGAAAAATTTGATAAAGCTGGAAAAGCAAGTTTAAATCAGATTGCGGCAAAAGTGGCCCGTACCGTTAATCCTGTTCAAAATATTGTTCTTGCAAATCCGGTTATACCAGGTGTTGCTCAAGAAAATGCTTTGGTAGGTAGCGTATTCGGTTCTCAGCCAGGAAAAGTTTCTTTGCCAGTTCAAGGTGATAGAGGTGTATATGTTTTCACTGTTGATGGATTTACCAATCCGGCGCCAATTGCAAACATGTTTAAACAAAAAGAAACCATGTTATTAAGTATCGGTCAGCGCTCATTAGGAGCAGCTTTTCAAGCCTTACAAGATAACGCGAAGATAAAAGACAATCGCGTGAAATTCTATTAA
- the rfbB gene encoding dTDP-glucose 4,6-dehydratase has product MKKILITGGAGFIGSHVVRRFVNNYPQYEIVNLDVLTYAGNLANLTDVENKPNYRFVKEDITDAEAMNTLFKAENFDAVIHLAAESHVDRSIIDPTAFVITNVIGTVNLLNSAREFWKGDYDKKRFYHVSTDEVYGALGDEGMFTETTAYDPHSPYSASKASSDHFVRAYHDTYGMDCVISNCSNNYGSHHFPEKLIPLAINNIKNNKPVPVYGKGENIRDWLWVEDHARAIDVIFHNSKTGDTYNIGGHNEWKNIDLINLLCTIMDQKLGREAGESAKLITYVTDRAGHDLRYAIDSSKLQNQLDWVPSLQFEEGLAKTVDWYLQNEEWLNNVTSGNYQSYYDQQYSSK; this is encoded by the coding sequence GTGAAAAAAATTCTAATCACCGGAGGCGCAGGCTTCATCGGTTCACATGTGGTACGTCGTTTTGTAAACAACTACCCTCAGTATGAGATTGTAAATCTTGATGTACTTACCTATGCTGGTAATCTAGCCAACTTAACTGACGTTGAAAACAAGCCAAATTATCGCTTTGTAAAAGAAGATATTACGGATGCTGAAGCGATGAATACATTATTTAAAGCAGAAAACTTCGACGCTGTAATTCATTTGGCTGCAGAAAGTCATGTAGATCGTTCCATTATTGATCCTACTGCCTTTGTAATTACAAATGTAATCGGAACAGTAAATTTGCTAAATTCAGCAAGAGAATTCTGGAAAGGTGATTACGACAAAAAAAGATTTTATCACGTAAGTACTGATGAAGTTTACGGTGCTTTAGGAGACGAAGGCATGTTTACAGAAACGACTGCTTACGATCCACATAGCCCATACTCTGCTTCGAAAGCAAGCTCCGATCATTTTGTAAGGGCTTATCATGATACTTACGGAATGGACTGCGTAATCTCTAATTGTTCAAACAACTATGGTTCTCATCATTTTCCTGAGAAACTTATTCCTTTAGCCATCAATAACATCAAAAATAACAAACCTGTTCCGGTATATGGTAAAGGTGAAAATATTCGTGATTGGTTATGGGTAGAAGATCATGCCCGTGCAATCGATGTTATTTTTCACAATTCTAAAACTGGCGATACTTATAACATCGGTGGCCATAACGAATGGAAAAATATAGACCTGATTAACCTATTGTGTACGATCATGGATCAAAAATTAGGTCGTGAGGCTGGAGAATCTGCAAAATTAATTACCTATGTAACCGATAGAGCAGGACATGATTTGCGTTACGCAATTGATTCATCGAAACTTCAAAACCAGTTAGATTGGGTGCCAAGTTTACAATTTGAAGAAGGTTTAGCGAAAACCGTTGACTGGTATCTTCAAAATGAAGAGTGGTTAAATAACGTTACATCAGGTAATTATCAATCGTATTATGATCAACAATACAGTAGCAAATAA
- a CDS encoding type III pantothenate kinase: MRKLSIDIGNSSTKIAVFENQKIIDYQRIGALKIEDLIRLIESFSIKKSIISSVNQEINLIEDYLKIHTQYIRFSTSLTNGVHNKYKTPDTLGLDRWAAVLGAYKLFPGNACLIIDAGTCITYDLININGDYFGGSISPGIEMRFKAVNEFTNRLPLVNWSGNDEIPAGTDTQSAIKSGVLQGTINEIEGFIAINNKQESTLKVIITGGDAKFLYKQLQNSIFAPQIIYDPYLVLKGLNEAIAD; encoded by the coding sequence ATGCGTAAACTAAGCATTGATATTGGTAATTCTTCAACAAAGATTGCAGTTTTTGAAAATCAGAAAATAATTGATTATCAAAGAATTGGTGCTTTAAAAATTGAAGATTTAATTAGGCTGATTGAAAGTTTTTCGATAAAAAAATCGATCATCAGTTCGGTTAACCAAGAGATCAACTTAATTGAAGATTATTTAAAAATACATACTCAATATATTCGTTTTTCAACATCACTAACAAATGGTGTCCATAATAAATACAAAACACCCGATACTTTGGGTTTAGATAGGTGGGCTGCGGTTTTAGGTGCATACAAATTATTTCCAGGTAATGCCTGTCTGATAATAGACGCAGGAACTTGCATAACTTACGATTTAATAAACATTAACGGAGATTATTTTGGTGGAAGTATAAGTCCGGGAATTGAGATGCGTTTTAAAGCTGTTAATGAGTTTACCAACAGGTTGCCTCTGGTTAACTGGTCGGGCAATGATGAAATCCCAGCTGGAACGGATACACAATCTGCTATCAAAAGCGGTGTTTTACAGGGTACAATTAACGAAATTGAGGGCTTTATCGCCATAAATAATAAACAAGAAAGTACTTTAAAGGTGATTATAACAGGAGGAGATGCAAAATTTTTGTATAAGCAATTACAAAACAGCATCTTTGCGCCTCAAATAATATACGATCCCTACTTAGTATTAAAAGGATTAAATGAAGCTATTGCAGATTAA
- a CDS encoding DUF6427 family protein codes for MINQFRKLNPINLFLLLAYTFFMRMAIFYEMPSQLNFDFLESYTHLLINANGENTFSPVSNIFIAALLVYVQALIFNRVINNHNLLAKPSFLPGLMFITGASLFMPFMVLSPALICNFLLIWIIDKFLKLGKSANSITTVYDIGIIIGLGTLVYFPFMAMFLMIFLALLLFRSFDWREWVAGLIGFITIFFFLAVFYYWKDNLSSFYQIWKPLGNKFPSVFKINYNDYLVLIPVGIIIILASLQLRENFFRSFISTRKGFQLLFFMFIVAGISFYLKPNFRTWHFLLCVPPGAVLLAYYFSNAKKRWFYETLFLLFVISVQYFLFV; via the coding sequence ATGATTAATCAGTTTAGAAAACTAAATCCAATTAACCTTTTTTTGCTGCTGGCTTACACATTTTTTATGCGTATGGCTATTTTTTACGAAATGCCTAGTCAGCTTAATTTTGACTTCCTAGAATCATATACCCATCTTTTAATTAATGCTAATGGAGAGAATACCTTTTCTCCCGTTTCTAATATTTTTATCGCGGCACTATTGGTTTATGTGCAGGCGCTAATCTTTAACAGGGTTATCAATAACCATAATTTACTGGCTAAACCCAGCTTCCTGCCCGGTTTAATGTTCATTACTGGAGCAAGTTTGTTTATGCCCTTTATGGTTTTAAGTCCGGCTTTAATTTGTAATTTCCTTTTAATATGGATTATAGATAAGTTTTTAAAATTAGGAAAAAGTGCAAATTCCATTACAACCGTCTACGATATTGGTATCATTATCGGCTTAGGAACACTTGTTTATTTCCCTTTTATGGCCATGTTTTTAATGATATTTTTAGCCCTTTTGCTATTTAGATCTTTCGACTGGCGAGAATGGGTTGCGGGATTAATTGGCTTCATTACAATCTTTTTCTTTTTAGCGGTTTTTTATTATTGGAAGGATAACCTGAGTTCTTTTTATCAAATATGGAAACCTTTAGGAAATAAATTCCCATCTGTATTTAAAATAAACTACAATGATTACCTGGTGCTTATTCCTGTTGGCATAATCATTATTTTAGCTTCTTTACAGCTTCGCGAAAACTTTTTTAGAAGCTTTATCAGCACAAGAAAAGGCTTTCAATTGTTGTTTTTCATGTTTATTGTTGCAGGTATAAGTTTTTACCTAAAACCTAACTTTCGAACCTGGCATTTTTTACTTTGCGTTCCACCTGGAGCAGTGCTTTTAGCTTATTATTTTAGTAACGCTAAAAAACGTTGGTTTTACGAAACCCTCTTTCTTTTATTCGTTATTTCGGTACAATACTTTCTGTTTGTTTAA
- a CDS encoding glycosyltransferase family protein: MKILYAIQGTGNGHISRAREIIPLLQKYGEVDILVSGTQADVKLTQPVKYQLHGFSFIFGKKGGVDHFKTWLSMNLFRFRKDMKQLSLRQYNLIVNDFEPVSAWACKLQGIESVSLSHQAAFKSKKVPRPRTIDWGKVILSHYAPTTHHIGFHFDRYDTFINTPVIRAEIRALKSQDLGHYTVYLPALDDKKLVKLLIQIPQVKWQIFSKHTVSAYNEGNVFVEPINNEKFNKSLATCTGLFTGGGFEGPAEALFLKKKLLVAPMKFQFEQQCNAFALKQFGLPVIWGSTRNWLPIIKKWVENPQQHKFVFPDETAQIVDDMVKRYARVI; the protein is encoded by the coding sequence ATGAAGATACTTTACGCAATTCAAGGAACCGGTAATGGCCACATTAGTCGGGCGAGGGAAATTATTCCACTGCTTCAAAAATACGGAGAAGTTGATATTTTAGTGAGTGGAACGCAAGCCGATGTTAAACTTACGCAACCTGTAAAATATCAATTGCATGGTTTTAGCTTTATTTTTGGAAAGAAAGGTGGGGTAGATCACTTTAAAACCTGGTTGAGCATGAATCTTTTCCGTTTCAGGAAAGATATGAAGCAACTCTCTCTAAGACAGTATAACTTAATCGTAAATGATTTTGAGCCGGTAAGTGCCTGGGCATGCAAATTACAAGGTATAGAATCTGTTTCCTTAAGTCATCAGGCGGCTTTTAAATCTAAAAAAGTTCCCCGTCCGCGAACAATTGATTGGGGAAAAGTAATATTAAGTCATTATGCGCCGACTACACACCACATAGGTTTCCACTTTGATCGATACGATACCTTCATAAATACACCAGTAATTCGGGCTGAAATCCGTGCTTTAAAAAGTCAGGATTTAGGGCATTATACCGTTTACCTCCCAGCGCTTGATGATAAAAAATTGGTTAAGCTACTCATTCAGATTCCACAAGTTAAGTGGCAAATCTTTTCTAAACATACTGTTTCTGCTTACAACGAAGGCAATGTTTTCGTTGAGCCTATTAACAACGAAAAATTTAATAAGAGTTTAGCCACTTGCACTGGCTTATTTACTGGCGGTGGCTTTGAAGGACCTGCAGAAGCACTTTTTTTAAAGAAAAAACTATTAGTTGCACCAATGAAGTTTCAGTTTGAACAGCAGTGTAATGCCTTCGCTTTAAAACAATTTGGCTTGCCTGTTATTTGGGGCAGCACTAGAAACTGGTTACCCATTATAAAAAAATGGGTCGAGAATCCTCAGCAACATAAGTTTGTTTTTCCTGATGAGACAGCTCAAATTGTAGATGATATGGTGAAGAGGTATGCGAGGGTTATCTAG
- a CDS encoding DUF3108 domain-containing protein translates to MNKIFLIVISLFFSHSIFGQELPFKKEPVFQNGEILTYKLKYGFITAAEGTLKVTNSDLKFDGKPTYRLSVDAETSGTFDVFYKIRDHYDSYIDKTDLLPYFYQENIREASYKRQDKARFNQDGKKVVSNRGTFSTPTNQTFDLVSAYYFARSLDISKIKIGDKFKLNYFLGDEISALEVEYVGKETVNSKLGNIRCLKFSPSIKPGRIFKKDSRLYLWVTDDGNRVPVKAQVEILVGAVTLELKSAAGLKYALAKE, encoded by the coding sequence ATGAATAAAATATTTTTAATTGTAATCAGCTTATTTTTTAGCCATTCCATTTTTGGACAAGAACTTCCTTTTAAAAAAGAGCCTGTTTTTCAAAATGGAGAAATTTTAACTTATAAATTAAAATATGGCTTCATTACTGCTGCAGAAGGAACTTTAAAGGTTACCAATTCTGACCTTAAATTTGATGGAAAACCCACGTATAGATTATCGGTAGATGCAGAAACATCTGGTACGTTTGATGTTTTTTACAAAATAAGAGACCATTATGATTCTTATATTGATAAAACGGATTTATTGCCTTATTTCTATCAGGAAAATATTCGTGAGGCCAGTTATAAACGACAAGATAAAGCAAGGTTTAATCAGGATGGTAAAAAAGTGGTGTCCAACCGTGGTACTTTTTCCACGCCAACAAACCAAACATTTGATTTAGTTTCTGCCTATTATTTCGCCCGTAGTTTAGATATATCTAAAATTAAAATTGGTGATAAGTTTAAGCTTAATTATTTTTTAGGCGATGAAATTTCTGCACTCGAAGTAGAATATGTTGGCAAAGAAACCGTAAATTCTAAATTAGGAAATATCCGCTGCCTTAAATTTAGTCCTTCCATTAAGCCAGGGCGTATTTTTAAAAAAGATAGTCGCTTATATCTATGGGTTACTGATGATGGAAACAGGGTTCCGGTAAAAGCACAGGTAGAAATATTAGTTGGTGCAGTAACTTTGGAATTAAAATCTGCAGCAGGTTTAAAATATGCTTTAGCAAAAGAATAA